Proteins encoded together in one Ipomoea triloba cultivar NCNSP0323 chromosome 4, ASM357664v1 window:
- the LOC116014811 gene encoding transcription factor bHLH78-like — protein sequence MEKDSMFLSDESTMPYGIGIQANELHNCFFNPNWESPMDQRDLLGSSLSSMVSSPSNGGNGNFVLRELIGRLGEISPSYADNTPLSSPPKLSNISMVDHHQGQIRATLPFPQFSTDPGFAERAAKFSCFANGAGMMSPGLKEPELQQRMVHNLETGKLSRVPSNQSIKASGSQMAEKSELGDSRENSSVSEQIPGGETANSRKRKAAPKEKGKETTNVASENKESSAKRNKAEEDANKKQNSKDNPKPPEPPKDYIHVRARRGQATDAHSLAERVRREKISERMKLLQDLVPGCNKVTGKAVMLDEIINYVQSLQRQVEFLSMKLATVNPAMESNMGALLTKDIILQSRGSVHHSMFPTDASYGQNLHSVMSSITPLSRNLGMGLPPPMGNFVENPSQVSTFFENDLNNVVQMCIGQNQAENVHGNMTTGAQMKVEI from the exons ATGGAGAAAGACAGCATGTTCTTGAGCGATGAAAGCACAATGCCATATGGGATTGGAATTCAGGCCAATGAACTGCACAACTGTTTCTTCAATCCTAATTGGGAGAGCCCAATGGATCAGAGGGACTTGTTGGGGTCTTCTCTAAGCTCAATGGTGTCCTCTCCTAGTAATGGTGGAAATGGGAATTTTGTGCTGAGAGAATTGATTGGCAGATTGGGTGAAATTTCCCCTTCCTATGCTGATAACACACCATTGAGCTCACCCCCAAAGCTCAGCAATATTTCAATGGTGGATCATCATCAGGGTCAGATCAGGGCCACCTTGCCATTCCCACAGTTCTCCACTGACCCTGGCTTTGCAGAGAGAGCTGCAAAGTTTTCGTGTTTTGCTAACGGGGCCGGGATGATGAGCCCCGGGTTGAAAGAACCCGAATTGCAGCAAAGAATGGTTCACAATTTGGAAACTGGAAAGCTTTCCAGAGTTCCCAGTAATCAGTCTATCAAGGCCTCTGGATCtcagatggctgagaagtcagaATTGGGCGATTCCCGGGAGAATTCTTCGGTTTCCGAGCAGATCCCGGGAGGGGAAACTGCCAATTCAAGAAAGAGGAAAGCAGCTCCAAAGGAAAAAGGCAAAGAGACAACtaat GTTGCATCAGAGAACAAAGAATCGAGCGCCAAGCGAAACAAGGCAGAAGAGGATGCAAACAAGAAACAGAACAGTAAAGACAATCCAAAGCCACCAGAGCCACCAAAGGACTACATTCATGTCAGAGCAAGAAGGGGCCAAGCCACTGATGCTCACAGTCTAGCAGAAAGA GTCAGAAGAGAAAAAATCAGTGAAAGAATGAAACTTTTACAAGATCTTGTGCCTGGCTGCAACAAG gTGACTGGAAAAGCTGTAATGCTTGATGAGATCATAAACTACGTGCAATCGTTGCAACGACAGGTTGAG TTTCTTTCGATGAAGTTGGCGACAGTGAATCCAGCAATGGAATCCAACATGGGAGCTCTTCTAACCAAGGAT ATCATTCTCCAATCCCGCGGATCAGTGCATCACAGCATGTTCCCAACAGATGCATCCTATGGGCAAAATTTGCATAGTGTCATGTCCTCCATAACCCCATTGAGCAGAAACCTAGGAATGGGATTGCCTCCTCCAATGGgaaattttgttgaaaatccCTCTCAG GTTTCGACGTTCTTCGAGAATGACCTCAACAATGTTGTCCAAATGTGCATTGGCCAAAACCAGGCTGAGAATGTTCATG GGAATATGACAACAGGAGCTCAAATGAAAGTAGAGATATGA